The following proteins come from a genomic window of Ammospiza nelsoni isolate bAmmNel1 chromosome 6, bAmmNel1.pri, whole genome shotgun sequence:
- the LOC132074547 gene encoding USP6 N-terminal-like protein has translation MKKDIESLIAQEKAEIVAKYEKGRQEGAQIDQWEDADFTLYKVTDRFGFLHEQELPTRTALEEKQKQQEIERVDKWLKMLKKWGKYRNSDKMCRRVYKGIPLQVRGQVWSLLLDVEKMKKENEGKYEQMKEQAKSFSSEIKQIDLDVNRTFRNHIMFRERYGVKQQALFHVLSAYSVYNTEVSYCQGMSQIAAILLMYLNEEDAFWALAQLLTNQRHAMHGFFIPGFPKLQRFQAHHEQILNKLFPKLKKHMDKEQMTTGIYTTKWFLQCFIDRTPFTLTLRLWDIYILEGERVLTAMAYTILKLHKKRLLKMTLEDLREFLQEKIAASLQYEDDAVIEQLQVSMTELRKMKFDLPPPAKPEEFPRKPLGLELSLNPVAIKENTAANGQNGQVGERTPDREPQTDRVPGTPGGMTVVEARILTFQGSEAAEATNTPVLGGRPPDEEGQVEPIMDGQPSSLLKASETQAQQHLLPTVLPPEQPLLAPGCAVVDHGVSLHAPAEHSSLDSSLQNRLAPPNSSTAEPSATDQAAWQPNPSALPAGEQDQAAWQPNPAALPAGEQASSLSRGTVLEAAPYPLPAGCQQLSQTSQSHGSPESERGEEAADDRHCRAVLPYKMGLKHSASKAASTGELLSLQHNGLGSATSSTRWPEAVLPAHRQAGGSVPILSSREPEAAGLTEGCPTQRAPSPVVEGNSPYVVIKTTTPLHLAHATEQDFLNRKQVALPLSETGHPLPTTSMPPPLMLDPEEAEVQKSLQKPLNALKAPRPPLSPKPKLPPQVAKSRSENSFLSGSPSLAKLPKSVTF, from the exons ATGAAGAAGGATATAGAGTCTTTAATAGcgcaggaaaaagcagaaatcgTCGCCAAGTATGAGAAG GGCAGACAGGAAGGAGCTCAGATTGACCAATGGGAAGATGCCGATTTCACTCTCTACAAAGTTACAGACCGGTTTGGATTCCTGCA CGAGCAGGAGCTGCCAACCCGCACCGCCTTGGAGGAGAAg CAAAAACAGCAGGAAATAGAACGTGTGGACAAGTGGCTTAAGATGCTGAAGAAGTGGGGCAAATACAGAAATAGTGACAAG ATGTGCCGGCGTGTGTACAAAGGGATCCCGCTTCAGGTGCGAGGCCAGGTCTGGTCACTTCTGCTGGATGTtgagaagatgaagaaggagAATGAAGGAAAATACGAG CAAATGAAAGAACAAGCCAAGAGTTTTTCATCGGAAATCAAGCAGATAGATTTGGATGTTAACCGCACCTTCCGAAACCACATCATGTTCCGGGAGCGCTACGGAGTGAA GCAACAGGCACTCTTCCACGTCCTGTCAGCATACTCGGTTTATAATACT GAAGTGAGCTATTGCCAAGGGATGAGCCAGATTGCAGCCATCCTCCTGATGTACCTGAACGAAGAGGATGCGTTCTGGGCGCTGGCGCAGCTGCTCACCAACCAGCGCCACGCCATGCACG GTTTTTTCATTCCTGGATTCCCAAAGCTGCAGAGGTTTCAAGCCCACCACGAGCAAATTTTAAACAAACTGTTCCCCAAACTGAAGAAGCACATG GACAAGGAGCAGATGACCACTGGGATTTACACAACCAAGTGGTTCCTGCAGTGTTTCATTGACCGG ACCCCATTCACGCTGACCTTGCGGCTGTGGGATATCTACATCCTGGAAGGGGAGCGCGTGCTGACGGCCATGGCTTACACCATCCTCAAACTGCACAAAA AGCGCTTGCTGAAGATGACACTGGAAGATTTACGTGAATTTCTTCAGGAGAAAattgctgcttctctgcagtATGAGGACGATGCTGTCATCGAGCAGCTGCAGGTGTCAATGACCGAACTGCGAAAGATGAAGTTTGACCTGCCCCCACCAG CAAAGCCTGAGGAGTTTCCAAGGAAACCCCTGGGCCTGGAGCTCTCCCTCAACCCAGTAGCCataaaggaaaacacagcagccaATGGCCAGAATGGCCAGGTGGGTGAGCGCACTCCAGACAGGGAGCCCCAAACCGACAGAGTTCCTGGCACACCAGGAGGAATGACAGTGGTGGAAGCGAGGATTCTCACCTTCCAGGGTAGTGAAGCAGCTGAAGCAACGAACACGCCTGTTTTGGGTGGGAGACCACCGGATGAGGAAGGTCAGGTGGAGCCCATCATGGACGGGCAGCCATCATCTCTTCTGAAGGCAAGCGAGACACAGGCCCAGCAACACCTCCTGCCCACGGTcctgcctccagagcagccccttcttgctcctggctgtgccGTGGTGGACCATGGAGTCTCCCTCCatgccccagctgagcacagctccttAGACTCCTCTCTCCAAAACAGGCTGGCTCCTCCCAACTCCAGCACCGCTGAGCCTTCTGCTACGGACCAGGCAGCGTGGCAGCCAaatccctctgccctgccagcaggagAACAGGACCAGGCAGCATGGCAGCCAaaccctgctgccctgccagcaggagAACAGGCATCTTCCCTGAGCAGAGGCACAGTGCTCGAAGCAGCCCCCTATCCTCTGCCAGCCGGCTGCCAGCAGCTGTCCCAAACATCACAGAGCCATGGCTCCCCTGAGAGCGAGCGCGGGGAGGAGGCGGCGGATGACAGGCACTGCAGGGCGGTGCTGCCGTACAAAATGGGCCTGAAGCACTCGGCATCCAAAGCTGCATCCACAGGGGAGCtcctcagcctgcagcacaatgggctgggcagtgccaccagcagcacgCGCTGGCCCGAGGCCGTGCTGCCCGCgcacaggcaggcagggggCAGTGTGCCCATCTTGTCCAGCAGAGAGCcggaggcagcagggctgaccGAGGGCTGCCCCACCCAGCGGGCACCGTCCCCTGTGGTGGAAGGGAACAGCCCCTATGTCGTTATCAAAACCACCACTCCCCTCCACCTGGCCCATGCGACAGAGCAGGACTTCTTGAACAGAAAGCAGGTGGCATTACCTTTGTCAGAGACTGGACATCCTCTGCCTACCACCTCCATGCCACCACCTCTTATGCTGGACCCAGAGGAGGCAGAGGTCCAGAAAAGCCTCCAGAAACCATTAAATGCACTGAAAGCCCCACGACCCCCACTGAGCCCCAAACCAAAATTACCACCACAGGTTGCCAAATCCCGCTCAGAGAACAGTTTCCTTTCAGGCTCTCCTTCCCTGGCAAAGCTGCCCAAATCGGTGACGTTTTag